Proteins co-encoded in one Bacillus infantis NRRL B-14911 genomic window:
- a CDS encoding glycoside hydrolase family 3 protein → MALKKLKTIVMTFLVLILGFSAWLQPAAAAGKNKVKDLVLLQNLPESETQFSGKTLQLKALHVYKEGHFLGVSKNLDWNSSNKTVARVSDDGTVTLSGKNGRTFITVTDGKNKDRIAIDAKNRKSGFQAEIRKEKSKRYQLVDDAVKAMKLEEKVGQMLMPDFRTWKGQNVTEIQPEIEALVKKYHLGGVILFRENVVTTEQTTKLVSQYQEASEKYGLLMTIDQEGGIVTRLQSGTDMPGNMALGAARSPETAEKVGKAIGEELAALGINTNFAPVMDVNNNPDNPVIGVRSFGENPELVAEMGVAYTKGLQSAGVAATAKHFPGHGDTAVDSHLGLPEVPHDKERLKEVELYPFQKGMEAGIDAIMTAHVTFPKIDDTKVISQKTGEEIALPATLSYKVLTELMREEMGYEGVITTDAMNMNAIAEHFGPVDAAIRSVKAGTDIVLMPVGLEAVAEGLLAAVKSGEISEKRVEASVKRILTLKLKRGIIKEETPEDLNDKIANALNVVGSAEHKAIEKEAAQKSITVVKNEGALPLSAADSDSILVIGSTYINDLGNAVKARHANTEIIVSADYSLTAEQLEKAKKAKAVIVGSYTYNVSGRSPDSAQMKMINKLISETDAPVITVAIRNPYDIMAVPGTDAYLAQYGFRPASFEATAGAIFGEFAPAGKLPVTIPSLEGGTLYEYGHGLSY, encoded by the coding sequence ATGGCTTTGAAAAAGCTCAAAACGATTGTAATGACTTTTCTGGTTCTGATCCTTGGGTTCTCCGCCTGGCTTCAGCCTGCAGCGGCAGCCGGCAAAAATAAGGTGAAGGATCTCGTCCTCCTGCAGAACCTGCCGGAATCCGAGACGCAGTTCAGCGGAAAAACATTGCAGCTTAAAGCACTGCATGTCTATAAGGAAGGGCATTTTCTAGGAGTCTCCAAGAATCTTGACTGGAACTCCTCCAATAAAACGGTCGCCAGGGTATCTGATGACGGAACTGTAACACTGTCAGGAAAAAATGGCCGTACTTTTATTACCGTAACAGATGGAAAAAATAAAGACCGGATCGCCATTGACGCCAAAAATCGCAAATCCGGGTTTCAGGCAGAAATCCGCAAGGAAAAATCAAAGCGCTATCAGCTGGTCGATGATGCTGTCAAAGCAATGAAGCTTGAAGAAAAAGTCGGGCAAATGCTTATGCCGGATTTCCGGACCTGGAAAGGCCAGAACGTAACAGAAATCCAGCCGGAAATTGAAGCGCTTGTGAAAAAATACCATCTCGGCGGCGTCATTCTTTTCCGCGAGAATGTCGTGACAACCGAGCAGACAACGAAGCTGGTCTCACAATACCAGGAAGCATCAGAAAAATACGGGCTCCTGATGACAATCGACCAGGAGGGAGGCATTGTCACCCGCCTGCAGTCGGGAACTGATATGCCGGGCAACATGGCCCTTGGTGCCGCCCGTTCCCCTGAAACTGCCGAAAAGGTGGGGAAAGCTATTGGTGAAGAGCTTGCTGCCCTCGGCATCAACACCAACTTCGCGCCTGTCATGGATGTGAATAACAACCCGGACAATCCTGTCATCGGCGTCCGCTCTTTCGGGGAAAACCCTGAGCTTGTAGCTGAGATGGGGGTAGCTTATACAAAGGGGCTGCAGTCTGCAGGCGTCGCGGCAACAGCGAAGCACTTCCCTGGCCACGGCGACACAGCAGTCGATTCCCACCTTGGATTGCCTGAGGTCCCGCATGATAAAGAGCGATTGAAGGAAGTGGAGCTGTATCCATTCCAAAAGGGGATGGAAGCAGGCATTGATGCCATCATGACGGCACATGTCACCTTCCCGAAAATCGATGATACAAAAGTAATTTCACAAAAAACAGGTGAAGAAATTGCCCTCCCGGCAACCCTTTCCTACAAAGTGCTCACAGAGCTGATGAGGGAGGAAATGGGCTATGAGGGAGTCATTACAACAGATGCGATGAACATGAATGCCATCGCAGAGCACTTTGGGCCTGTTGACGCAGCGATCCGCTCCGTCAAAGCAGGAACAGACATTGTTCTGATGCCGGTCGGACTCGAAGCAGTCGCTGAAGGGCTGCTGGCTGCTGTTAAGTCAGGAGAAATTTCGGAAAAACGGGTCGAAGCTTCTGTTAAGCGAATTCTGACTTTGAAGCTCAAGCGGGGAATCATCAAAGAAGAAACACCGGAGGACCTGAACGATAAGATTGCCAATGCCCTTAATGTCGTAGGCTCTGCCGAACATAAAGCGATTGAAAAGGAAGCAGCACAGAAATCAATCACCGTTGTGAAAAATGAAGGAGCCCTTCCGCTATCAGCGGCAGACAGTGATTCTATCCTCGTTATCGGCAGCACCTATATCAATGACCTGGGGAACGCAGTAAAAGCACGCCACGCTAATACAGAAATCATAGTATCAGCTGACTACAGCCTCACGGCAGAACAGCTGGAAAAAGCGAAAAAAGCAAAAGCAGTCATCGTCGGCTCCTACACGTATAATGTTTCCGGCCGCTCGCCTGACAGCGCACAAATGAAAATGATCAACAAGCTGATCAGCGAAACAGATGCACCAGTCATCACGGTAGCCATCCGCAATCCTTATGACATCATGGCCGTGCCAGGCACAGATGCCTATCTTGCGCAGTACGGATTCCGCCCGGCAAGCTTTGAAGCAACTGCAGGTGCGATTTTCGGAGAGTTCGCGCCAGCAGGAAAGCTTCCAGTGACAATCCCGTCGCTTGAAGGCGGAACTTTGTATGAATACGGCCACGGTCTGAGCTACTAA
- a CDS encoding M20 family metallopeptidase, with protein sequence MEVFIQSRQGEMLELIERLVNIDSGSHNKEGVDRVGSILKEEYERLGFLVQVDEQEKYGNNLIIRHKNAIDPKIILVAHMDTVFPDGTAAKRPFRIEGNRALGPGVADMKSSQAELLYALKALIASGTKGYENVLIVLNTDEEIGSPASKKLIIGQAAGKEYALIMEPARKDGSLVSSRRGGGRYKVIVKGRAAHSGIEPEKGRSAIEELAHKIIQLHELNDYEKGISVNVGLIEGGSAVNTVSPSAVAHVDIRITDMEQARFLQEKIEEICSHTDVPGTRVEVKGRISRPPMEKNEQNESLLHVIQEVGKEIGLDVSDTATGGGSDASFTSANGVATVDGLGPVGGNAHSENEYVEIPTLAERTLLLAKTIQRLSE encoded by the coding sequence GTGGAGGTTTTTATACAAAGCAGGCAAGGGGAAATGCTGGAGCTGATCGAAAGGCTCGTCAATATCGACAGCGGTTCCCACAATAAAGAGGGGGTAGATAGAGTAGGCTCTATCCTGAAGGAAGAGTACGAAAGGCTCGGGTTCCTGGTCCAGGTCGACGAACAGGAGAAGTATGGCAATAATCTGATCATCAGGCACAAAAATGCCATTGATCCGAAGATCATCCTTGTTGCCCATATGGATACGGTATTTCCTGATGGAACAGCAGCCAAAAGGCCGTTCCGGATTGAGGGGAACAGGGCGCTGGGACCTGGTGTGGCGGATATGAAATCCAGCCAGGCTGAGCTTTTGTACGCTTTGAAGGCATTGATAGCGAGCGGGACAAAGGGATATGAAAATGTCCTGATCGTGCTGAACACAGATGAAGAAATCGGCTCACCGGCATCCAAGAAGCTGATCATCGGGCAGGCGGCAGGCAAGGAATATGCCCTGATCATGGAGCCAGCCAGGAAGGACGGGTCGCTTGTCTCCTCAAGGAGGGGAGGCGGCCGTTACAAGGTGATCGTCAAAGGGCGTGCTGCCCATTCGGGGATTGAGCCGGAAAAAGGGCGCAGCGCGATCGAGGAGCTGGCCCACAAGATCATCCAGCTTCATGAGCTGAACGATTATGAAAAAGGCATCAGTGTCAATGTCGGGCTGATCGAAGGCGGCTCGGCAGTCAACACGGTATCGCCAAGCGCGGTCGCCCATGTGGACATCCGCATCACCGACATGGAGCAGGCAAGATTCCTCCAGGAAAAAATTGAGGAAATCTGCTCCCACACCGATGTGCCTGGCACAAGGGTGGAGGTCAAGGGAAGGATCAGCCGCCCGCCGATGGAGAAGAATGAGCAGAACGAATCGCTTCTTCATGTCATCCAGGAGGTTGGCAAGGAAATTGGGCTCGATGTCTCTGATACGGCTACAGGCGGCGGATCGGACGCCAGCTTCACCTCTGCCAATGGCGTTGCGACCGTGGATGGGCTCGGACCTGTCGGCGGCAATGCCCACAGCGAAAATGAATATGTAGAAATTCCGACGCTTGCGGAAAGGACGCTGCTTCTGGCGAAGACGATCCAGCGGCTGTCGGAATAG
- a CDS encoding exo-beta-N-acetylmuramidase NamZ family protein: MLSLILVLSALSAAAFADNGKHKGKDKKAKKFELGIEVLLDDQKELIEGKRVGLITNPTGVDQELNSIVDLLHNDPEVELTALYGPEHGVRGSAQAGEYVEFYTDEKTGLPVYSLYGATKKPTPEMLENVDVLLFDIQDVGTRFYTYIYTMAYAMEAAKENDIPFIVLDRPNPLGGTEVEGPVLETPYKSFVGNYEIPLRHGMTVGELAKLFNEEFKIGADLTVVKMKGWKRDMLYDETGLQFVMPSPNMPTLDTALVYPGAALIEGTNVSEGRGTTKPFELIGAPFINADNLAQQLNSLNLKGVSFRAASFTPSISKHAGKLSHGIQIHITDPDEFEPVKTGLHIVKSIHDLYPEDFAFRAEDSRGISFFDQLIGNGWVRDAIEEGKSVEWIESQWKDELKDFTKVRKDYLMY, from the coding sequence ATGCTGTCACTGATTCTCGTACTTTCCGCCCTGTCTGCAGCAGCCTTCGCAGATAACGGAAAGCATAAAGGCAAAGATAAGAAAGCGAAGAAATTCGAGCTGGGCATCGAGGTGCTGCTCGATGATCAGAAGGAATTAATAGAAGGAAAGCGCGTCGGCTTGATCACTAATCCAACCGGCGTCGATCAAGAGCTTAATAGTATTGTAGACCTCCTTCATAATGATCCCGAAGTAGAGCTTACAGCCCTGTACGGACCTGAGCATGGTGTAAGGGGAAGCGCGCAAGCCGGGGAATATGTCGAGTTTTATACAGATGAAAAAACGGGTCTTCCCGTATACAGTCTCTATGGAGCAACCAAAAAGCCGACCCCGGAAATGCTGGAAAACGTCGATGTCCTGCTGTTTGACATCCAGGATGTCGGAACCCGCTTTTACACCTATATCTACACCATGGCCTATGCAATGGAAGCCGCAAAAGAGAACGATATCCCATTCATCGTCCTTGACCGCCCGAATCCGCTTGGCGGCACTGAGGTGGAAGGGCCAGTTTTGGAAACACCGTATAAATCTTTTGTCGGCAATTACGAAATCCCGCTTCGCCACGGGATGACCGTCGGCGAGCTTGCCAAGCTGTTCAATGAGGAATTCAAGATCGGCGCAGACCTGACAGTCGTCAAAATGAAGGGCTGGAAGCGGGATATGCTTTATGACGAAACGGGTCTCCAATTCGTCATGCCATCACCGAATATGCCGACATTGGATACCGCCCTAGTATATCCGGGAGCTGCCTTGATCGAAGGCACCAATGTATCGGAAGGCAGGGGAACGACGAAGCCATTCGAGCTGATCGGAGCACCGTTCATCAATGCCGATAATCTGGCACAGCAGCTCAACAGCCTGAACCTGAAGGGTGTCAGCTTCCGGGCAGCATCCTTCACACCATCGATTTCCAAGCACGCCGGCAAACTGTCCCACGGCATTCAGATCCACATCACAGACCCTGATGAATTTGAACCAGTTAAAACCGGACTGCATATCGTCAAAAGCATCCATGACCTGTATCCGGAGGACTTTGCATTCCGTGCTGAAGACAGCCGCGGCATCTCCTTCTTCGACCAGCTCATTGGAAACGGCTGGGTCCGCGATGCCATTGAAGAAGGGAAATCTGTTGAGTGGATTGAATCGCAGTGGAAGGATGAGCTCAAAGATTTTACTAAAGTGCGTAAGGATTATTTGATGTACTAA
- a CDS encoding glycerophosphodiester phosphodiesterase, with translation MSKTKIYAHRGSKGTHPENTIAAFKEAVRLGVDGIELDVHLSKDGELIVIHDEKVDRTTNGKGNVRDMTFEELKKLDAGTWFREEFAGAKIPVLSEVLELLQGTGIKLNVEIKSDVIPYEGIEEKVLEALEKYEYKSHAIISSFNHYSLKRVHQLDPEIETAILFMEVLYEPWKYAAGIGASALHVYAPVAYAEASREAERNQFPVRVFTINKEEQMRELLDLGVETIMTDYPEKAMQVRDAR, from the coding sequence GTGTCAAAAACTAAAATCTACGCCCACCGCGGCAGCAAGGGCACACATCCAGAAAATACCATAGCTGCCTTTAAAGAAGCTGTGAGGCTTGGAGTCGACGGCATTGAACTGGATGTCCACCTGTCCAAGGACGGCGAGCTGATTGTCATTCATGATGAGAAGGTCGACAGGACGACAAATGGCAAAGGGAATGTCAGGGATATGACATTTGAAGAACTGAAGAAGCTGGATGCAGGTACGTGGTTCAGGGAAGAGTTCGCCGGAGCTAAGATTCCTGTGCTTTCCGAGGTGCTCGAGCTGCTGCAGGGAACGGGCATCAAGCTGAATGTGGAAATCAAGAGTGATGTCATTCCTTATGAGGGCATTGAGGAAAAGGTGCTCGAAGCGCTCGAGAAATATGAATATAAATCCCATGCGATTATTTCATCCTTTAATCATTACAGCCTCAAGAGAGTCCATCAGCTGGATCCTGAAATTGAGACGGCCATCCTGTTCATGGAGGTGCTGTATGAGCCGTGGAAATATGCTGCTGGAATTGGTGCATCAGCACTGCATGTCTATGCGCCGGTTGCCTATGCGGAGGCAAGCAGGGAGGCGGAACGCAACCAGTTCCCGGTCCGTGTGTTTACGATCAATAAAGAAGAACAGATGCGTGAGCTGCTTGACCTCGGGGTGGAAACCATCATGACGGATTATCCGGAAAAGGCGATGCAGGTTCGGGATGCGAGATAG
- a CDS encoding glycerophosphodiester phosphodiesterase has translation MKKLFTSFSFLLIICACSTSEHPPDSFIVIGHRGASAYAPEHTIASYEMAAQLGADYIEIDLQMTKDGKLAAMHDQTVDRTTNRSGAVQSFTLEELKQLDAGSWFNRKHPGYADPAYSRLKVPSLEEIFQHFGSRVNYYIETKSPDLYPGMEDELLRLLREYGLIGSKKDNARVIIQSFSSKSLKRIHRNEPDIPLIQLISYKEKAVLTDQDIKKLQKYAAGIGPNYNMIDEEYVKKARANGLLVHPYTINKLNEMEEGVSWGITGAFTDFSDTLTEVISNHAGRE, from the coding sequence ATGAAAAAATTATTTACTTCCTTTAGTTTTTTACTTATCATATGTGCCTGCTCAACCAGTGAACATCCCCCAGACAGCTTTATTGTCATCGGCCACCGCGGTGCCTCCGCCTATGCCCCGGAGCATACGATTGCTTCATACGAAATGGCCGCCCAGCTTGGCGCAGACTATATTGAAATTGATCTGCAGATGACGAAGGACGGTAAGCTCGCTGCCATGCATGACCAAACGGTTGACCGCACGACGAATAGATCAGGTGCTGTCCAGTCTTTTACATTGGAGGAGCTGAAGCAGCTTGATGCGGGTTCCTGGTTCAACCGCAAGCATCCCGGTTATGCCGACCCGGCATACAGCCGCCTGAAGGTTCCTTCTTTAGAGGAGATCTTTCAGCATTTCGGCAGCAGGGTGAACTATTATATTGAAACCAAGTCTCCTGATTTATATCCCGGGATGGAGGATGAACTCTTAAGGCTATTGCGTGAATATGGCCTGATAGGCAGCAAAAAGGACAATGCCCGGGTAATCATCCAGTCTTTCAGCAGCAAAAGTCTTAAAAGGATTCACCGGAATGAACCTGACATCCCTCTGATCCAGCTGATCTCCTACAAAGAAAAGGCTGTGTTGACAGATCAGGACATCAAGAAGCTGCAGAAGTATGCAGCCGGCATTGGCCCGAATTATAATATGATTGATGAAGAGTACGTAAAAAAGGCCCGGGCAAACGGACTGCTTGTACACCCCTATACAATTAATAAGCTGAATGAGATGGAAGAAGGGGTCTCTTGGGGAATAACAGGGGCGTTCACGGATTTCTCCGATACGTTGACAGAGGTTATTAGTAATCATGCTGGCAGAGAATAA
- the tagU gene encoding polyisoprenyl-teichoic acid--peptidoglycan teichoic acid transferase TagU: MKPTKKQKKRKWLQITAIAAVILAAAVGVYAYSVYHSLTSAVETMHQPIEREKSEKRQETVTLEKRDPFSVLMLGVDERDGDKGRSDTMIVLTVNPEKNSVKMLSIPRDTRTEIIGHGTTDKINHAYAFGGVPMAMDTVENFLDIPIDYYIQINMEGFRDIVDSVGGITVNNDLDFDSGGYHFPEGTVTMDGKKALAFSRMRYEDPRGDFGRQLRQRMIIQAVLKKGVSVSSLANYDEIFSALGKNVKTNLAFGEMVDIQKHYKNAAKDIEQISIEGTGERIDNIWYLMVSDEEKGRIQSEMKNHLSL, from the coding sequence ATGAAACCAACTAAAAAGCAAAAGAAAAGAAAGTGGCTACAGATTACGGCAATTGCTGCTGTCATCCTGGCGGCTGCAGTTGGCGTCTATGCATATTCTGTTTATCATTCGCTGACTTCTGCTGTAGAAACGATGCATCAGCCAATAGAACGGGAAAAGTCCGAAAAGCGCCAGGAGACAGTCACTCTTGAAAAAAGAGATCCCTTTTCAGTTCTCATGCTCGGTGTAGATGAACGTGACGGAGATAAGGGCCGTTCAGATACGATGATTGTCCTGACAGTCAACCCTGAAAAGAATTCGGTTAAAATGCTGAGTATTCCCAGGGACACTAGAACAGAAATTATCGGACATGGTACCACTGATAAAATTAACCATGCCTACGCATTCGGCGGGGTACCTATGGCGATGGATACTGTTGAAAACTTCCTGGACATACCGATTGACTATTATATACAGATCAACATGGAAGGCTTCCGCGACATTGTCGACTCTGTCGGCGGCATTACTGTTAACAATGATTTAGATTTTGATTCTGGCGGGTATCATTTCCCTGAAGGTACTGTAACAATGGATGGAAAAAAGGCGCTTGCCTTTTCAAGAATGCGATATGAAGACCCAAGAGGCGATTTCGGCCGCCAGCTGCGCCAAAGAATGATTATCCAGGCTGTACTTAAAAAGGGAGTAAGTGTTTCTTCATTAGCCAATTACGATGAGATTTTCTCAGCACTGGGTAAGAATGTGAAAACAAATCTTGCCTTTGGTGAAATGGTTGACATTCAGAAACACTATAAAAATGCAGCTAAGGATATTGAACAGATTTCCATCGAGGGAACCGGAGAAAGAATTGATAACATATGGTATTTAATGGTTTCAGATGAAGAAAAGGGCAGAATTCAGTCGGAAATGAAGAACCATTTAAGCTTATAA
- a CDS encoding S-layer homology domain-containing protein, which yields MKKYPFSNKTVKAILAATIAFSPVVTTGIFTASEKVEAAEATSTDALNRMTLIYSNFSTEEKAVFNKAANGLSSFGAGDWTAVLTPATAQKINDQLGDLDAPLNKVTAEGIAKELSLLVFTANSANLDRQLNDFKESDEGRAFEEIVGTGSIDTVLEFLVDSEKLLWEKYLSKNLADLFEVILTGSIEGITAEIRDELLNSNTKYKELNNKLASKMGTSLEGIFDIKDNINNKLVSKSILSSNDLDTLRGAFIMAAKKAGNPNTPSSGGGIGGGGPVPTQPSNPGQNDVTLPADSSVIEKVTNSSGVTEVVTKVVPEKVQEIVAAITSEKSVVPITLESVGAGEDVKAEVPASLFSEALKKNVKAVVAVRTEEASYNLPVSEINVSALAKKLGVSESSLSLTVAVNVVDLSKVSGTVSKNSLKLASNVIEFSVQAVSGSKTETISVFGSYVERNIVGSKTFNAEKSVAVKLNDNGTFSAVPTLFDGKTATVKSLTNSKYTIVENDVTFPDVNNKSWAEEYIETLASKYIIKGKETGKYDPAEHMTRAQFAVLLVRALGLPGQAYDHTFKDVSGKEWFNKEGELMAAVKYGVIQGIGDGTFAPNEKITRAQAAAMIERAMNIKFLNYDKSQLDKSKKLSDFKDAKKVGAWAQKGVEAVYQAGIVSGKLDGNYDPNGYTQRDQMAKILANFLISANLMNDTINK from the coding sequence ATGAAGAAATATCCATTCAGCAATAAAACCGTCAAAGCCATCCTGGCTGCGACTATCGCTTTTTCACCGGTTGTCACAACAGGCATTTTCACAGCGTCAGAAAAAGTTGAGGCTGCCGAAGCTACATCCACTGATGCTTTGAACAGAATGACGCTGATTTACAGCAATTTCTCAACCGAAGAGAAAGCTGTTTTTAATAAGGCTGCTAACGGACTTAGCTCTTTTGGAGCTGGAGATTGGACAGCTGTGCTGACTCCAGCAACAGCTCAAAAGATTAATGACCAATTAGGTGATTTAGACGCACCATTGAATAAAGTTACAGCCGAGGGCATTGCAAAAGAATTATCCTTGCTTGTTTTTACCGCTAATTCTGCTAATCTTGATAGACAGTTAAACGACTTTAAGGAGTCTGATGAAGGCCGTGCGTTTGAGGAAATTGTCGGAACTGGCTCTATTGACACTGTTCTTGAGTTCCTTGTTGATTCGGAGAAACTTCTGTGGGAAAAATACCTTAGCAAGAACCTTGCAGACTTATTTGAAGTAATACTAACAGGTTCTATTGAAGGTATTACCGCTGAAATAAGGGATGAACTGCTAAATTCTAATACAAAGTATAAAGAATTGAATAATAAGCTAGCTTCAAAGATGGGAACTAGTCTTGAAGGTATCTTTGATATTAAAGATAATATTAATAATAAGTTAGTTTCGAAAAGTATTCTGAGTTCAAATGATTTGGATACATTAAGAGGGGCATTCATTATGGCTGCCAAAAAGGCTGGTAACCCTAACACACCATCGTCTGGAGGCGGAATCGGCGGAGGCGGCCCAGTCCCAACCCAGCCGTCTAACCCTGGCCAAAACGACGTAACCCTCCCGGCTGATTCGTCTGTCATTGAAAAGGTGACGAACTCTTCAGGTGTGACAGAGGTTGTGACAAAGGTTGTACCTGAGAAGGTGCAGGAAATCGTGGCTGCCATTACTTCTGAAAAGAGCGTCGTACCAATTACACTTGAGAGCGTTGGTGCAGGAGAGGATGTTAAAGCAGAAGTTCCTGCTTCCCTTTTCAGCGAAGCATTGAAAAAGAATGTCAAAGCGGTTGTTGCTGTCCGTACAGAGGAAGCTTCATATAATCTGCCGGTATCAGAAATCAATGTCAGTGCCCTTGCGAAAAAGCTTGGTGTCAGCGAAAGCAGCTTGAGCCTTACAGTAGCTGTCAACGTGGTAGACCTAAGCAAAGTAAGCGGTACAGTTTCAAAGAACAGCCTGAAGCTTGCATCAAATGTTATCGAGTTTTCTGTTCAGGCTGTATCAGGCAGCAAAACTGAAACGATTTCTGTCTTCGGTTCTTATGTAGAAAGAAACATTGTTGGAAGCAAGACGTTTAATGCTGAAAAGTCTGTTGCAGTTAAGTTGAATGACAATGGAACATTCTCAGCTGTCCCAACACTGTTTGACGGCAAAACTGCAACAGTGAAGTCATTAACGAACTCTAAATATACAATTGTGGAAAACGATGTTACATTCCCTGATGTTAATAATAAGAGCTGGGCAGAGGAGTATATTGAAACCCTTGCTTCGAAATACATCATTAAAGGGAAAGAAACAGGCAAGTATGATCCGGCCGAGCATATGACACGAGCGCAATTTGCCGTTCTCCTGGTCCGTGCATTAGGTCTTCCCGGACAAGCATATGATCATACCTTCAAGGATGTAAGCGGAAAAGAGTGGTTCAACAAAGAAGGCGAATTGATGGCGGCAGTTAAATATGGCGTGATTCAAGGCATCGGCGACGGCACTTTTGCTCCTAATGAAAAAATCACACGTGCCCAGGCGGCAGCCATGATTGAGCGTGCCATGAACATTAAATTCTTGAACTATGATAAATCTCAGCTTGATAAGTCGAAAAAGCTGTCTGACTTTAAAGATGCGAAGAAAGTCGGCGCTTGGGCTCAAAAAGGTGTAGAAGCCGTTTACCAGGCTGGCATCGTTTCAGGTAAGCTGGATGGAAACTATGATCCTAACGGATATACCCAGCGTGACCAAATGGCTAAGATTCTGGCTAACTTCCTGATCTCTGCCAATCTGATGAACGATACAATCAATAAATAA
- a CDS encoding sigma-70 family RNA polymerase sigma factor — MENFEMLAEQYQPMIRKIIRTLSIYKNEDEFLQIGLIALWEAHENFRPEKGEFTNFAYTTIKGKFLTEMTRNNREEEQKVYAKEEFWENIEDADSRVPFEKKLILSYCGELTDNQTKWVMYTVLGDLTVPEIAAREKVSLSAVKAWRKGAKERLKGNREIFS; from the coding sequence ATGGAAAACTTTGAAATGCTTGCAGAACAATACCAGCCGATGATCCGGAAGATCATCCGCACACTATCCATCTATAAAAATGAAGATGAATTCCTGCAGATCGGCCTGATTGCCCTTTGGGAAGCACATGAAAACTTCCGGCCGGAAAAAGGCGAGTTCACTAATTTTGCCTACACCACTATCAAAGGCAAGTTCCTGACAGAAATGACCCGAAACAATAGAGAGGAAGAACAGAAGGTTTATGCGAAGGAAGAATTCTGGGAAAATATCGAGGATGCTGATTCTAGAGTGCCGTTCGAGAAAAAACTGATCCTCTCATACTGCGGGGAACTGACAGATAATCAGACAAAATGGGTGATGTACACGGTGCTGGGGGACTTGACTGTTCCGGAAATTGCAGCAAGGGAAAAGGTTTCTTTGTCTGCAGTCAAGGCATGGCGGAAAGGCGCTAAGGAGAGGCTTAAAGGAAACCGGGAAATTTTTAGTTGA